The window GGCGAGTACGGCGGCTGGCCCGGACCGGCGGAGTAGCTCACCGGCGTGTCGTAGAGAATCGTGGTCGGCGTGAATCCCCGGTCGATTGCCGCCGTGTAGACAATCGGCTTGAATCCAGATCCCATCTGTCGGTACGCCTGCGTCGCGCGATTGAACTTGCTGCGGCTGAAGCTCAGGCCGCCGACCATCGCCCTGATCTGTCCGGTCCTGTTGTCGATCGCGAGCACCGCTCCATCCACGACCGGCGTCTGTTCCAGCGAGACGGACAGCGCGGCGGTCGCGTCGTCGATCTTCGTGATGCGCACCTCGATCAGGTCGCCAGGCGTGAACAAGTCGATGGCGGACGTGCGGCCGGTCCACGCCAGGCCCTCCTTGCCCAGATCGGCGACGTATCGACCGACTCGGACACGAACCGCACCGAACGGCACGGGCCGGCTGGCGAGCGGGACGACTGCCCCCCCGGGCCTTGCGGCCGGCCCGACCTTCTTCGCCGCCCCCGTCCCGACGGATACGACGACGGCGGGAACGACCTGGTCCACGGCGAAGGGCCGATCCCAGCGGTCGTCGCGATACTGCTCGACCGTCCGCCCTTCGTGCAGCAGGTTCCGCCGGGCTTTGCGCACGCCGCGCCGCTTGTCGAGCTTGCGCAGGCCGTTGTCGAGCGCCCGGTTGGCAGCGATTTGCAGATCGACATCGAGCGACGTGTAGACGGCGAGACCGTTTTCGTAGAGCTGCTTGGCGCCGTATCTCCGCTCGAGGTGCTTTCGGACCTCCTCGACGAAGAAGGGGGCGATTGATTCCTCCTGCGCCGGCTGCCCCCGCAGTTCGATCGGCTTCCGCTCTGCCGCGGCCGCCGCGGCCGTTGTGAGATAGCCCTCTTCCGCCATCCGATCGAGCACGTAGTTGCGGCGGCGCAGCGCCCGGCGCATGTCCACGAACGGGCTCTGCCGCTCGGGCGTCTGGATGATGCCCGCGATGAGCGCCGCCTCCTCGACCGTCAGGTCCTTCGATCGCCTGTTGAAGTAGAGCCGCGCCGCCGCCTCCACGCCATAGGCGCCGTGACCGAAGTAGATCTGGTTGCAGTAGAGGGTGAAGATCTCCGGTTTCGTGTACCGCCTCTCGATCTGAATCGCGAGGAGCGCCTCCTTGATCTTGCGCTCCCACGTCTTCTCGTCGGTGAGGAACAACTTGCGCGCCAGTTGCTGGGTCAGGGTGCTCGCACCGGCCAGACGGCGCTTGAAGACGTCCTCGGCGGCCGTGATCACGATGCGTGAGACGCTGATGCCGAAGTGACGGTCGAAATCGGCGTCCTCGGCCGAGATGATGGCCTGGCGCAGCCGTGGCGAGATGTCCTCGTATTTCACGACGACGCGCCGCTCGGTGGCAAACTCGCCGATGACCTGCCCGTTCGAGGCGTAAACCCGCGTGATGGTGTTGGGCGCGTAGTCGTCCAGCGCTGAGATGCGCGGGAGGTCTCCCGCATAGGCGAACAGCACGCCGGTGACGCTCCCGAGCACGGCCGCCAGCACGAACAACGCCACCAGGCCGGCGTGACGGGCAACGCGAATGACAACGTGGGCCACAGGGGCATTCTACAAGGAGTCAGGAGCCAGGGGCCAGGTGTCAGTGGACAGCACTGAGAGGTGAGAGTCGAGAACCGAGAATTGGAAACCGAGAAATGACAAGCGGGGAGTGGGATGTGAGAACCACGACGCGAGCGGGCTTGATTGACAATCAGACGCTCATATTTCATAATGGCAACAGCCTAAGGGCTCTAGTGAGCCTGTCTGTTCTGCGGCGTCGTGAATGCTGCTGAGGTAGAGGGATATGAGCAAAATCATTGGAATCGACTTGGGGACGACCAATTCGGTTGTGGCCGTCATGGAAGGTGGTGAGCCGACGGTCATCACCAATCCCGAAGGCGGGCGGCTGACGCCGTCGGTTGTGGCGTTCACGAAGACGGGCGAGCGGCCGGTCGGACAGGTTGCCAAGCGCCAGGCCGTGACCAACTCGGAAAACACCATCTTCTCGATCAAGCGGTTCATGGGACGCCGCTACAACGAGGTCACCGAGGAGATGACGATGATCCCCTACAAGGTGGCGCCGGGTCCGAACGGCGACGTGCGCGTCAAGGCGCTCGGCAAGGACTACTCGCCGCCGGAAATCTCCGCCATGATCCTCCAGAAGCTCAAGCAGGCAGCCGAGCAGCACCTCGGTCAGCCGGTCACCGAGGCGGTCATCACCGTCCCGGCGTACTTCAACGATGCCCAGCGCCAGGCCACCAAGGATGCCGGGCAGATCGCCGGCCTCGAGGTGAAACGAATCGTCAACGAGCCGACAGCGGCGGCGCTGGCGTACGGCCTCGACAAGAAGAAGGACGAGACGATTGCCGTCTACGATTTCGGCGGCGGCACGTTCGACATCTCGATCCTCGAAGTCGGCGAGGGCGTCGTCGAAGTGAAGGCGACCAACGGCGACACGCATCTCGGGGGTGACAACCTCGATCAGCGGATCATCGATTGGATCATCAGCGAGTTCAAGAAGAGCGACGGGATTGATCTCGGCAAGGACCGCATGGCGCTCCAGCGCCTCAGAGAGGCCGCCGAGAAGGCGAAGATGGAGCTGTCCACGGTGACCGAGACCGACATCAACCTGCCGTTCATCACGGCCGATCAGGCGGGCCCGAAGCACCTCACGCTCAAGCTGAGCCGTTCGAAGTTCGAGCAGTTGGTCGAAGACCTCATTCAGCGGACGGTCGGGCCGACCAAGCGGGCGTTGGCCGACGCGAGCATCGACCTGTCGAAGATCGACGAGGTCGTGCTGGTGGGCGGGTCCACGCGCATCCCGCGGGTGCAGCAGGTGGTTCGCGAGCTGTTCGGCAAGGAGCCGCACAGGGGTGTCAACCCGGACGAGGTCGTGGCCGTCGGCGCGGCGGTGCAGGCGGGCGTCCTGGCCGGGGAAGTGAAGGACCTGCTGCTGCTCGACGTCACTCCGCTGTCGCTCGGCATCGAGACGCTCGGTGGCGTGATGACGACGCTGATTCCGCGCAACACGACGATTCCGACGCGTAAGAGCGAGGTGTTCTCGACGGCCGCCGACAACCAGACGCAGGTCGAGGTTCATGTGCTGCAGGGCGAACGGCAGTTCGCTCGCGACAACCGCACGCTGGGCCGTTTCAATCTGGTCGGCCTGCCACCGGCGCCGCGGGGCCTGCCGCAGATCGAGGTGACCTTCGATCTCGACGCCAACGGCATCGTCAACGTCTCGGCGAAGGACAAGGGCACCGGGAAGGAACAGCGGATCACGATCACCGCCTCCAGCGGGCTGAGCAAGGACGATGTGGATCGGATGATGAGGGAGGCGGAATCACACGCCGAGGAAGACAAGAAGCGGCGCGAGGCCACCGACACGCGCAATCAGGCGGACGGGTTGATCTACCAGATCGAAAAGACGCTCAACGAGAATCGCGAGAAGATCCCGGTTGGCGATATCAGCCGGATCGAGGCAGCCATCCAGACGCTGAAGAAGGTCGCCGAAGGGGAAGACCTCGACGCGATCCGCAAGGCAATGGACGATCTGCAGAAGGCCTCGCACGCGATGGCCGAGGCACTCTACAAACAGGCACAACCGGGAACCGCCGGCGGTGGCGAGCCGGGCAGCGGCGGCGGGCCGGGCAGCGGCAACGGGCCGACGCCGGGTGCCTCCGCGAGTGGCGGCGCGACGGGCGATGTCATCGACGCCGAAGTGGTGGACGACGAGAAGAAGTAGACCGCATCCAGGCAGGCCGGGCCCGCCCGGTACATCATGGCGATGGACCTGTATCAGATTCTCGGGGTGGCGCGTGGCGCCCACGTCTCCGACATCCGCCGGGCGTACCGGCGCCTGGCGCGGAGATATCATCCGGGCGTCAATCCAGGTGACCGCGAGGCGCAGGCCCGCTACGGTCAGATTTCGCTCGCTTTCGAGACGTTGAACGACCCGGAGCGTCGTCGGGCGTATGATGCCGGCGCCGAGGCTGGTCCGGCGGCGGGTGAGACCTTTTCCTTCGGCTTCGAGGGGTTCGATTTCTCGGTCGCCGTGCCCTCGGAGCACCAGGCGTCCACCTTCGGTGATCTGTTTGCCGGCGTGCTGGCCCGCGCGGCCGGGGGCTCGACTGGCAGTGGAACGCCCGAGGCGGGTGCTGATCTGCACGTGGCCGCGACGGTGTCGTTCGGCGAGGCGCTGCGCGGCACGGACTGCTACGTGCCCATGACGCGCCACGTCCCGTGTCGGACGTGCACGGGAACCGGGGCGCTGGGCGTGGACCCGATGGTCTGCAGCGTGTGCCAGGGGCGGGGGCAGGTGCGTTCGGCACGCGGACACATGGTGTTCGTCAAACGCTGCGACACGTGCCAGGGGCGCGGGCAATTGTCCCAGGTCGTGTGCCGTACGTGTCACGGCCAGGGCGTCGAGGCCAGGGCCGAATCGGGTCCGGTTCGGCTGCCTGCGGGGTTGTCGGACGGTGACCAGGTGCGGCTCGCGGCGCTGGGACACTGCGGGCGCCAGGGCGGACGGCCCGGCGACCTCGTGATCACTGTTCACGTCACGCCGCACCCGCTGTTCCGCCGCGAGGGCAACGACCTGCACGTTGTCGTGCCCGTGGCGGTGCACGAGGCGGCGCTCGGGGCGAAGATCGAGATCCCGACGGTGGACGGTTCGGTGCGGCTGCGAGTCCCGCCCGGGACGCCGTCGGGACAACGCTTGCGAGTCAGAGCGCGCGGCGCGCCTTCGATCAGGACAGGTGGGCGCGGAGACCTGATTGTCGAGATTCGCGTCGTGTTGCCGCCACTGCTCGACGAACGGTCGAAGGAGTTGCTCCGGGAGTTCGGACAGATCAACGGTGAGAACGTGCGGCAGGGCCTGTGGGATTCGGTTAACGAGCGGGTGAGTGCCAATGGTGACCAAGAGGGCCGGTAAGGCCTATTACATGATCAGCGCCGTGGCGCAGAAGTTCAATATCCACCCGCAGACCCTCCGATTGTACGAGCGCGAGGGGCTCCTGAAGCCTTCGCGCACCGAGGGAAACACGCGCCTCTATTCCGACGAGGATCTCGAGCAGCTCGAGACCATCCTGTCGCTCACACGGGATCTCGGTGTGAACCTGGCGGGCGTCGAGATCATCCTCAACATGCGGCGAAAGATCGAGCGGATGCAGCACGAGGTCAACGAGTTCATGGAGTACGTCAAGCACGAACTCGCGCGGGGCCTCGATGACTGGGAGCAGCGGCTGAACACCGCCCTGGTGAAGTCGTCGCCGACCGACCTCGTCAGGGCGTCGGCGCCAGCGCCCCGCCCCGTGCCGGCCGGCGCTGCGTCGAGGCCGGGTGGCGCGGTTCCGGCCGCGGTTGCGGCGGCCGACGGGCGTCCCCGCGGAGTATGATGAACTGGTGAGCCCGCCACGCGACGACACCTCCGAGGCCGTCACGCTTCAAGCGTATCTCCAGGAGATCGCCAAGATCCCCCGCCTGAGCCCGGAAGAGGAACGCGAACTGGCTGTTCGGATTACACGCAGCCAGGACGAAGAGGCGCTGAAGCGACTGGTCGAGACCAACCTCCGATTCGTCGTCTCCTACGCGAAGCGGTACCGCGGGCTGGGCGTGTCGTTCCTCGACCTGATCCACGAAGGGAATCTGGGCCTGCTCGAGGCCGCCAGGCGATTCGACGCCGAGCGGCACGTCAAGTTCATCACGTACGCCGTCTGGTGGATCCGGCAGGCGATCATGCACGCGCTGTCGGATCAGCGCCGCGTCTTCGCGTTGCCCACGAAGCTGTCGGCCGTGGCCAGCCGCTACGGCCGCGAAGTAGCCGACCTCACCGCCCGGCTCGACCACGTCCCGTCCTCGGAGGAAATCGCCGAGGACCTGGACATCTCGGCGGCCGAAGCCGAGGCGCTGCAGTACGTGTCGGGCACGGACGTCTCGCTCAGCGATCCGGTCACTCACGACGAGGAGGATGGCCGGGAGCTTGGTGAGACGCTGCCGCAGACGAGCGTGCCCGCGGCCGAGGTGGAACTGCTCCACGAAGCGCTGCTGTCGCAGCTCAAGGCCGCGCTGTCCGAGTTGGCGCCGAAGGAGCGCGCGGTGATGGAGCTCCGATTCGGTCTGGATGGATCGGATCCGAAGACGCTGCAGGAGATCGGCGACCGCCTCGGCTTGTCTCGCGAGCGGGTTCGGCAGATCGAATCCCGCGCGAAGGAGAAGCTGCGGCGTGGCCGCCGATCCGACGAACTCCGCTCGCATCTGAACTGAGGCGCGCCATGCGCGGCCCAGAATCCTGATCCCCTCGTCGCGTCTCTCTGTCACAATACACGGACGATGCCCTGCGCGATCTGTGACGATACGCGATGGACGGTGGTCGAGCGCGATGGCGTGCGTCGTGCGGTCCGGTGCCAATGCTGGCGGGAGTCGATGACGACGCGCTTGATGAACGACGCGCGGATCCCACGCCGGTATCAGCACTGCTCGCTCGACAATTTCGTCGTCTACCCCAACGAGAAGCTCCAGAAGGCCGTGGCCCACGCCCGCCGGTTCGCCGAGGCCTTTCCGGTGGCGGCCAAGGGACTGTTCCTGATAGGCCCGCCTGGAATCGGCAAGAGCCACCTCGCCGTGGCCGTGCTGAAGCAGGTGATTGCCACGCGCGGCGCTCGCGGCATCTTCTACGACGTTCGCGAGCTGCTCAAGCTGATTCGCAGCACCTACAACCCCGTGGTCCGCACGACCGAGATCGAAGTTCTGCGTCCGGTGATGGAGGCGGAACTCCTCGTGCTCGACGACATCGGAGCCGAGAAGACGTCGGAGTGGGTGGAGGAGACGATGAATCTCATCGTCAACACCCGGTACAACGAGCGGCGCCTGACGATCTTCACGTCGAACTACGGGCAGGAGCAAGACCGCGAAGACCCGGATTCGCTCTTCGTTCGTGTCGGCTTCAGGATGCACTCCCGCCTGCACGAGATGTGTGAGTTCGTCGACTTCATGGGGGCCGACTACCGGCAGCTTCCGCCCAACGGCGGCCCCGAAGATCTCCTCACCTTGTGGAAACTGCAGGAGCGGCCTTCCGGCCCGTCCCGGCGATCCGCAAGCCCCGTCCGTGCCCAGCTGCGCAAGTCGGACCCGAAGGCCGACGTCGCGTGGCCCGGGGGGAAGGCGGGGAGCGGGCACTGAACTGTCGATGCCTCCCCTCGGTCTCTACCTCCACGTTCCGTTCTGCGCGTCGATTTGCCATTACTGCGACTTCAATCGCGGGCTGCTCGATCCGGACCTGAAACGCCGCTATGTGTCGGCGATGCTTCGTGAGATCCACGACGCGGCGGCATCGCGCGACGTGGACACGATGTACTTCGGCGGGGGCACGCCCTCGCTGCTCGATCCTCCCGAGATCGCGGCGCTTGTGGGCGCGTGCCGTGAGGCTTTCCGAGTGGACGCGCTCGCCGAAGTGACGCTCGAAGCCAACCCGGATACGGTGACCATCGACCGGCTGGCCGCATACCGCGCGGCCGGTGTGAACCGCCTCAGCTTGGGAGTCCAGTCCTTCCTCGACGTGGAGCTGCAGCGTCTGGGGCGCCGCCACGACGCGGCGCGCGCCCGCGCCGCGGTGACCGAAGCGCGGCAGGCCGGATTCGACAACGTCAGCCTCGACCTCATGATCGGGCTGCCGTCACAGACGTTCGGCGATCTCGACGCGTCGCTGGCCGAGCTGATCGCTCGGGCGCCGGAGCACGCGTCGATCTATCTCCTCGAACTCTATCCGAACGCACCGCTCAACGAGGCGATAGCCCGCGCCGGCTGGACGCCGGTTCCGGCGGACGACGCGGCGGACATGTACCTGCACGCGATGGGCCGGCTCGACGCGGCCGGGTATCGTCAATACGAAATATCGAACGTGGCAAAGCCTGGCCGCGAGTCGCGCCACAACGTCAAATACTGGAGCGATGAGGAGTGGCTCGGCTTCGGTCCGGGTGCCCACTCGACAACGGACCACGTGCGATGGAACAATGTGTCGTCCACGACCGAGTACATCCGACGTCTCGACGAGGGCCGCTCCCCGGTAGCCGGTCGGCGCATACTCACACCCCGTGAACAGCTCGAAGAAGCGTTGTTCATGGAAATCCGATTGGCGGATGGCGTGCAACTGGAGCGTGTCCGGCAAAGGTACGGAGTGGACGTGTGGCGAGAGTGGGGCGCGCGGCTGGCGCCGTTCGCCGAATCCGGCCTGCTGGAGCACGATCACGTGCGGCTCCGGCTGACCCGGCAGGGGATGCTGCTGGCCAACGAGATAATGAGCACTTTTCTCGAAGCCGGCAGTACGGTAAAGTAACCGCCTTTCCGAGCGTAAGTCGTCCAAGGAGGCCTTGCATGCGACTGACCTGGTTCCGGCTCGTTTCGACGTCCCTCGTTCTTGCGGCAGCGTTTGTGCTCGGCTCAGCCAGCCTGACGTTCGCACAGGCCGCCCAGACTCCCCAGCAGCCGGCCGCTGCGGCCCAGCCGCCAGCTGCAGAAAAGAAGACGCTCGAGTTCAAGAACGACGCCGGCTTGATCATCCTTTACATCAAGGCTGACAAGACGGCCGATTTCGAGGACTTGATGAACAAGTACAAGGAGGCGCTCGGCAAAGTCGACGCTCCCGAGGCGAAGCAGCAGGCGGCCAGCCTGAAGCTGTTCAAGGTGCCGAACGTGCAGGGCGGGATTGCCGTCTACGTGCTGTTCGCCGACCCCGCGGTCAAGAACGCCGAGTACTGGTTCCTGCCGACGATGTACAAGGTGTTCCCGGCCGAGGCGCAGGCGCTGTTCCAGAAGTGGAGTGACGCCAAGGCCGCGACGCCGCCGCCGTCGATCTTCGACCTCCAGCAGGTCCTGAAGCTCCAGTAACGCCGCCCGGGTGCCAACCCGGTTGGTTCGCGGTTCCAGGTCGCGCATGCGCGTAACCTTCTCGTCGCCGGGGAGACGGGTTCCATCCGTCTCCCCGTTTCTTTTATCCCCGCCAGACGCGTTCTGACGTCTAACTGTCCTAAATTCAACCTATTCCGGGCGATGCCGATTCCTCGGACTGGAGGTGTCCGGGATTGCTGTCTCCCCGGACCCGAGCGTCGTGGCTTCGACCGGAGCGCTTATGAGAGTGCTGATTGCCGACGATGATCGCCTCACCCGGATGCTGCTCGGCCGGATCCTGGCGACGGAACTGGGATGTACCGTCACCGATGCCGCCGACGGCGTGGAAGCGCTGAACGCCCTGTCCAGCGGTCAGTTCGACCTCCTGGTTCTCGACCTTCAGATGCCCGTGATGGACGGTTTCGAGACCCTGCGCGCCATCAGGGCGTCGGCCGATTTCCGCGCAACCCCGGTCATCGTGCTGACGGCCGATCGCAGCGAGGAGACCGTCCGGCTGGTCGCCGGCTTCCACGTGCTCGACTACCTCACCAAGCCGCTGAACAGCGAGCGCCTGCTGGATCGATTCGGCCGCGTCCTGAAATCGCTCGGCGCGGCGCCGGTGGCACCGGGGCCCGCGGCGCCAGTGAACCGCCCGCTGATTGACCCGTGCGCCACCATGCTCATCGTGGATGGCCATGCGGAGTTCCGCGCGATGTTCGTCGAGACGATCGGTCGCAGCCGGACCGTGATGGAGGCCGAGAGCGGCGTGCGGGGCTTGCGTGACATCGTCGAGCATCAGCCGGGGGCGGTGTTCATCGGAACCGATCTCGGGGTACTGAACGAAACGCTGCTGGTGCGGAAGCTCCGTTCGTTGCCGGCAGTCAAGGGTGTTCGGCTCGTCGCGATCGTGTCGGGCCCGGAGGCACGCGCAGAGTGCGGAGATCTCTACGACGCCTCCATTTCGCGGACGTTGCTCCCCAACGTGCTCGAGGAGGAGCTCGAGTCCCTGAGTCGTGTGGGGATGTCAGCGGGCGCGGCGGCTGCATAGGGCGGCGGGTGGACCGGGTGATGAGCTCCCTATGAACGTTCTTGTCGTCGACGACGACCGGACGACGCGGTTTCTCCTGAAACGCGCGTTGACCAAGCGCTTTGGATGTGTCGTCACCGAGGCGGGTGACGGCAACGAAGCGCTCGACGCCCTTGCGCGCGGCCGCTTCCACTTGGCGATTCTCGACGTTCAGATGCCCATCGCCGACGGCCTGCAGTGCTTGCGCACGCTTCGCGAAACTCCCGAGTACTCCGCGCTGCCGGTCGTCATGCTGACCGGCGAGCGCGACGAAGGCGTAATCCGGGAAATCCTCGAACTCGGCGTCCTCGAGTACATGACCAAGCCGCTGAACATGCCGCGGCTGGCCGAACGCATCCGGCGGGTGTTGCGGTGCATCGGCTCGGACCGGGAGGAGCCGCCGATTGACGGCGACCTGTTGTCACGCGCGCTCCTCGACGCCACCTCGCCGGTGCTGATCGTGGACGGGCGCACCGCTTTCCGAACCTTCTTCGTGGAGACGGTCGGTGTGCGCCGCCCGGTCATCCAGGCGGAGACCGGCCTGCGGGGGCTGCGCGACTGCGTCTTCGCGAAACCGGCGGCCGTCTTCGTCGGCTCCGACCTCGGCGTGCTGAACGAGCGCCTGCTCGTGAAGAAGATCCGCACGTCGACGGCCCTGCGTCATCTGCCGATCATCGCGCTGGCCGAGAACGAGGAGGATGCCGACGCGCGGCTGGTCCTCTACGATGGCACGATCATCCGGACGATGGTGCCCGACGTGCTGCTGAAGCAGATCGTGGATCTGTCGCGAAACAGCAGCGGGCCGCTGAGCAGTGCGACGGGACTGCACCCAGGGCTTCGCGCCACGTTGATTCTGATTGCCGAGCAGGTCCTCGGCTCGATGCTCTCGACCGACGTGCTGCTGCGGGACGTGCCAGGTCCGACAGCCGTCGAGCGAGTCGTCGCGACGGCCCACGGCTCGTGGTCGGGCCGTCCGGGCGTCTCGCTGGCCCTTGCCTACGACCTGGCGACCGGTCGCCGCGTAGCGGGGAACCTCTTCGGCATCGACGCACGGATGGTGCGTGACGAAACCGTGGACTCCGCGGCGCAGGAGGCGATCGCGATGATCAGCGCCCGGTTGCAGGCCACATTCGTGGGAAGCGGCCTGGCCGTCGAGTTCGGTGAGGCCACGACATCGCGCACCGTGTTGACGCTCCCCGCCGAGATCGTCGCGCGAGACATCAACATGTACTTCCAGTCAGCCGCCGCCGACCTCGAGTTCTGGCTGATGCTGAAGCCATCCGCCTCGGACAACTAGCCGCCCGCCATCCCTCAGAACTTGATGTTCGCTCCGACGTAGAAGCGGTGGACGACATCGGCGGCAATTGGCGACCCGGCCAGCCTGATCAGCCGGTAATCGAACCGCAGGCGCAGGGGTCCGACGAGCTTCCACTTCACACCCCCGCCGAAGTTCACGCCGACATGCGTCTCGGACAACGATCCCAGCTCTTCGGTGTACACGCCGCCACCGGCCGTCGCGTAGAACTGCGCGCCGGCAATCGGGATCGGCGTCTGGACGAGGCCGTTCACCATGCCCGTCCGGAGGCGCGGGGCACCACTCTCGACGTCTTCGACGATCTCGCTGTACTCGAATTCGACCCCGACGATGATGAGACCGACGCCGAGCGCCAGTCCGCGGGCACCGCGGACCGACGGGCCGCCAGCCAGGCCGAGAAACCCGGTGATATCGGCCCGGGCCGGCGCGGCGGCGGCCAGCATCCCCGTCACCAACATCGCCACTCCGAGACTCCGGCGCATGCGCATGCGGTTCCTCCAAGGCAATGATACTATCGACGGCGACGAACAGCAGCGTCCGACGCCGAGGTCCGGGTGCACAGCAGGAGGACGTCATGGCAGAACGAGTGGGGACGCGGATGGTCTTGGCCGCGGCCCTGGTGATGGCGGCAACGGGCTTTCTCGCGGCGGACACCATGGTGCTGCGGGACGGCCGACGGATCAGTGGTGAATTGGTAGGCATCCGCAACGGCACCGTGGAGTTTCAGGAATGGCGCGGACGAGAGAGCCGCCTGCTTCGCATTCCACGCGAGGAGGTGCGGCGGGTCGAGTTCGACGACAACGATCGGCCGGATGACAGTCGCGAGTTTCGCCCGCCGGACAGCCGGCCCGACGTGCGGTCCGACGGCCGTCCGTCCGGCATGCGTGAACGCGAGGTGACGGTGTCGGCGGACGTTGCGTTTGTTGACACCGGGATCGAGGTCCGCTCCGGGCAGGTCGTCCACTTCGACGCCCGCGGAACGGTATGGTGGGGGCCGAACCGGAAGGATGGTCCCGAGGGTGAGCACAACTCGCCGTACAACGAGAACCGTCCGATACCGAATCGACCGGCTGCGGCGCTGATCGGCAAGATCGGCGCCGGGAACGGTGATCTGTTCTTCATCGGCGACGAGAAGGGGCCGATGCGCATGCGCGCGTCCGGCCGCCTGTTCCTCGGCATCAACGACGACTTCCTGAAGGACAACCGCGGCAATTTCCGCGTGACGGTCCTGTACTGATTTTCTGCGCAATCCCGCCGCCCCGGTGGGGTCCGTCGAGCATGATATAGTGGAAAACGGGCGACACACACTGGGGCGGAAGGCGGGTTGCCGGCGTGAAGGCACACTACTACAGCCAGCATGCGGCGTCGGTCCGCGCTGACCTGGGCGAGGCGCTTTCTCGCCCGGTGGTGCGCGAGCTCCATCGCAAGTCGCCGTCTCGCCATCTGCTCGTGGCGGTCCGCCAGTTCCTC of the Vicinamibacterales bacterium genome contains:
- a CDS encoding response regulator, which produces MRVLIADDDRLTRMLLGRILATELGCTVTDAADGVEALNALSSGQFDLLVLDLQMPVMDGFETLRAIRASADFRATPVIVLTADRSEETVRLVAGFHVLDYLTKPLNSERLLDRFGRVLKSLGAAPVAPGPAAPVNRPLIDPCATMLIVDGHAEFRAMFVETIGRSRTVMEAESGVRGLRDIVEHQPGAVFIGTDLGVLNETLLVRKLRSLPAVKGVRLVAIVSGPEARAECGDLYDASISRTLLPNVLEEELESLSRVGMSAGAAAA
- a CDS encoding response regulator, translating into MNVLVVDDDRTTRFLLKRALTKRFGCVVTEAGDGNEALDALARGRFHLAILDVQMPIADGLQCLRTLRETPEYSALPVVMLTGERDEGVIREILELGVLEYMTKPLNMPRLAERIRRVLRCIGSDREEPPIDGDLLSRALLDATSPVLIVDGRTAFRTFFVETVGVRRPVIQAETGLRGLRDCVFAKPAAVFVGSDLGVLNERLLVKKIRTSTALRHLPIIALAENEEDADARLVLYDGTIIRTMVPDVLLKQIVDLSRNSSGPLSSATGLHPGLRATLILIAEQVLGSMLSTDVLLRDVPGPTAVERVVATAHGSWSGRPGVSLALAYDLATGRRVAGNLFGIDARMVRDETVDSAAQEAIAMISARLQATFVGSGLAVEFGEATTSRTVLTLPAEIVARDINMYFQSAAADLEFWLMLKPSASDN